In Sediminispirochaeta bajacaliforniensis DSM 16054, one DNA window encodes the following:
- a CDS encoding 3'-5' exonuclease → MDQQQSFFDFAAPRLGELLPQNVEFVSFDFETTGLDSFRDRILEIGAVSWRQGKTKETFSSLVRPGIPVPPASTAVHGITDDDLLDAPDEKGALVSFLRFIEGKVAVAHNLPFDYGFLESSVDRLGLSLGDTLFVDTLTLSRRVYPGLPSYALGNLITFLNLSQEDAHRALSDASDCGRLFFRCLDEDKQMLKMTIDELITYSRSRKYKR, encoded by the coding sequence ATGGATCAACAACAATCTTTTTTTGATTTCGCGGCCCCGCGGTTGGGGGAGTTGCTTCCGCAGAATGTTGAGTTTGTTTCCTTCGATTTTGAGACAACAGGCCTTGATTCGTTTCGCGATCGAATTCTTGAAATAGGTGCTGTTTCTTGGCGGCAAGGTAAAACAAAAGAGACCTTTAGTTCTTTAGTACGTCCAGGAATACCTGTACCTCCTGCATCCACGGCTGTTCACGGTATCACAGATGATGATCTTCTCGATGCCCCGGATGAAAAGGGAGCTCTTGTTTCCTTTCTTAGATTCATTGAGGGTAAGGTTGCTGTTGCTCATAATCTTCCCTTTGATTATGGTTTTTTGGAATCATCTGTTGATCGACTTGGACTCTCTTTGGGGGATACCCTTTTCGTCGATACCCTAACGCTCTCCCGAAGGGTGTATCCCGGGCTCCCCAGTTATGCGCTAGGAAACCTGATAACGTTTCTCAATCTTTCCCAGGAGGATGCGCATAGGGCCCTCTCGGATGCCAGCGATTGTGGCAGGCTTTTCTTTCGCTGTCTTGATGAAGACAAGCAGATGCTGAAGATGACGATTGATGAATTGATTACCTATTCCAGGAGCAGGAAATATAAGCGATGA
- a CDS encoding ribonuclease Z: MNLECFVLGTGGMMPLPGRHLTSALLRRDGDLFLFDCGEGTQVSLRKLNLRWKKISAIFISHTHADHVTGLPGIMMLSSQVDREEPLTIIGPPKIREYVETARSVLDMYINYEVIIKEIDAPCEVYRGEGYAVRAFPLLHSKPCVGYVLEEDTRPGIFHPERAAELGVPRGPLWSHLQRGEVVQASDGTSVFPEQVMGDKRSGRKFAYVTDTKYIPEIASQVSDSDLLICEGMFLSDLEESAAEKKHLTAKQAATIAKDAGGIKRMGLIHYSPRYTMRDLRTLLKEAKTVFPETFLTEDQQQIEIPYDD; the protein is encoded by the coding sequence ATGAATCTTGAATGCTTTGTACTCGGAACGGGAGGCATGATGCCGCTTCCCGGTCGACATCTCACTTCAGCATTATTGAGGCGGGATGGCGACCTTTTTCTTTTTGACTGCGGTGAAGGTACCCAGGTCTCTTTACGAAAACTTAATCTCCGTTGGAAGAAGATTTCGGCAATTTTCATAAGTCATACACATGCCGATCATGTGACCGGATTACCCGGAATCATGATGCTTTCGAGCCAAGTCGATAGAGAAGAACCTCTTACCATCATCGGCCCGCCTAAAATTAGGGAGTATGTTGAAACGGCGAGGAGCGTTCTCGATATGTATATTAATTACGAAGTCATCATAAAGGAGATTGACGCTCCCTGTGAAGTATACCGCGGGGAGGGGTATGCGGTTCGGGCATTTCCTCTTCTCCATTCCAAGCCCTGTGTCGGTTATGTCCTGGAAGAGGATACCAGACCGGGGATTTTCCATCCTGAGCGGGCGGCTGAGCTGGGGGTCCCCAGGGGCCCTCTGTGGTCGCATTTGCAGCGGGGTGAGGTTGTCCAGGCGAGCGACGGCACTTCCGTTTTCCCTGAACAGGTAATGGGGGATAAGCGTTCCGGCCGGAAGTTTGCTTATGTTACGGATACCAAGTACATCCCCGAGATCGCCTCTCAGGTTTCCGATTCCGACCTTCTTATCTGTGAGGGGATGTTTCTCAGTGACCTTGAGGAGAGCGCCGCTGAGAAAAAACATCTTACGGCAAAGCAGGCTGCGACGATTGCCAAGGATGCAGGCGGTATTAAAAGAATGGGACTCATTCATTACAGCCCGCGCTATACAATGCGCGATTTGCGTACATTACTAAAAGAGGCGAAGACGGTTTTCCCGGAAACGTTTCTTACAGAAGATCAACAGCAAATAGAAATACCCTATGATGATTAG
- a CDS encoding GGDEF domain-containing protein — protein sequence MKKSTARTTIGIAVFVLIFLLAWFVISLTLTIHKSKSGSARHFATLSGRAFSMLATDTISGKEISTNLRPLAEGNRSLQLLYVTKDDGAVEYLYARTAAFLSSIPHSSTLNRSDISFRPGTFPSVTYQERSPIREEKLTATAYYALIDPNQLFLIFRSLFIATFVFAVLLVILLGTQKSSEAVDAVGRENGSKPQILPKKRHTEETETKEAVPVPEANETGVSLYSPRSGLCWEDFLTDRLTNELKRSASFEQELSLAIVDCGPVETEAYRHLADEFSRIFPMRDMTFEFDVTSFALILPNTPLLGAIDQLKDFLDKIENEKGVSLFAGLSSRSGRLIEGELLIKEASIALKRAKNDMESNIIGFRPDPGKFREYLAKKGGVPAVLNPGDS from the coding sequence ATGAAAAAGAGCACGGCGCGTACAACAATCGGAATTGCTGTCTTTGTCCTCATCTTTCTTCTTGCATGGTTTGTGATCTCTCTGACACTGACCATCCATAAGAGCAAGAGTGGTTCCGCCCGGCATTTTGCAACCCTAAGCGGGAGAGCCTTCTCAATGCTTGCTACGGATACCATTTCAGGAAAGGAAATCTCCACCAATCTTCGTCCGCTTGCAGAGGGAAATAGATCCCTCCAGTTGCTCTATGTAACGAAGGACGATGGGGCCGTTGAGTATCTTTATGCCAGAACTGCTGCCTTTCTTTCAAGTATTCCGCACAGTTCAACGCTTAATCGCAGTGATATTTCTTTCAGACCCGGCACGTTTCCGTCCGTTACCTACCAGGAACGTTCGCCGATTCGGGAAGAGAAGCTTACCGCTACGGCTTATTATGCGCTCATTGATCCGAATCAGTTGTTTTTGATTTTCCGATCCCTCTTTATCGCCACTTTTGTCTTTGCCGTGTTATTGGTCATCCTCCTTGGAACCCAGAAATCATCGGAAGCGGTTGATGCGGTCGGGCGGGAAAATGGCTCGAAACCCCAGATACTACCGAAAAAAAGGCATACCGAAGAAACAGAAACAAAGGAAGCAGTGCCTGTGCCTGAAGCCAATGAAACGGGCGTATCTCTCTATTCCCCACGGAGCGGACTCTGCTGGGAGGATTTTCTAACCGACCGTTTAACAAATGAACTTAAACGTTCGGCAAGTTTCGAGCAAGAGTTGAGTCTGGCCATTGTTGATTGCGGTCCAGTGGAGACCGAAGCATATCGTCACCTCGCCGATGAATTTTCAAGGATCTTTCCGATGCGTGACATGACCTTTGAATTTGATGTTACAAGTTTCGCCCTTATCCTTCCAAATACCCCGTTGCTCGGGGCCATCGACCAATTGAAAGATTTTCTTGATAAGATAGAAAATGAAAAGGGAGTTTCTCTTTTTGCCGGTCTCAGTAGTCGTAGCGGACGGTTGATAGAAGGAGAATTGCTTATCAAAGAAGCGTCCATCGCCTTAAAGCGTGCCAAGAATGATATGGAAAGTAACATTATCGGTTTCCGTCCGGATCCTGGCAAGTTCAGAGAATACCTGGCCAAAAAAGGCGGTGTTCCGGCTGTTCTGAATCCCGGTGATTCTTAG